One window of the Rhodococcus sovatensis genome contains the following:
- a CDS encoding DUF6131 family protein translates to MIVLGIILALIGYFASISILTTIGIILVVVGAVLTILGATGRAVGGRKTFY, encoded by the coding sequence GTGATCGTCCTGGGAATCATCCTCGCCCTGATCGGGTATTTTGCATCGATCAGCATCTTGACCACGATCGGCATCATTCTCGTCGTCGTCGGCGCAGTATTGACCATCCTCGGCGCAACCGGTCGCGCGGTGGGCGGACGTAAGACTTTCTATTGA
- a CDS encoding alpha/beta hydrolase — protein MTSLAARLMPLAISLRGSKRRFSSADRTMARIDKTLATPGSYEPPRSVTSKVTVTRDDTSGWPVYRVSPHNSTPPRASVYFHGGAYIAEITATHWRTIAKLAAATDTTFVVPIYPLAPTETASTTVGHASEIAESVTMEYGSEHVVLMGDSAGGGMALAVAQQLRDAGVTSVAHIVLISPWLDVAMTDPEIEKIAPHDPWLAVPGTRLAGELYRGELPVDDPRVSPLRGDLHGLAPITLFSGTRDIANADARSLVKACRSIGASLHYHEASSMLHVYPLLPIPEGRRALSVIAAVLNTT, from the coding sequence GTGACCAGTCTTGCCGCCCGCCTGATGCCCCTCGCCATTTCGTTGCGGGGGTCCAAACGCCGATTCAGTTCGGCCGACCGCACGATGGCTCGGATCGACAAGACCCTTGCGACACCGGGGTCGTACGAACCGCCACGTTCGGTCACGAGCAAAGTCACGGTGACGCGTGACGACACCTCAGGATGGCCGGTGTACCGCGTCTCCCCTCACAACTCGACACCTCCACGCGCGAGTGTGTACTTCCACGGCGGCGCGTACATCGCCGAGATAACAGCCACTCATTGGCGAACGATCGCGAAACTCGCAGCTGCAACGGACACGACGTTCGTCGTACCGATATACCCCCTGGCCCCGACAGAGACGGCGTCGACGACCGTCGGACACGCCTCGGAGATCGCCGAGTCCGTGACAATGGAGTACGGCTCCGAACACGTCGTACTCATGGGCGATTCGGCCGGCGGCGGCATGGCGCTCGCTGTGGCCCAACAACTTCGCGACGCCGGTGTCACTTCGGTAGCACACATCGTGCTGATCTCGCCGTGGTTGGATGTCGCGATGACCGACCCCGAGATCGAGAAGATCGCACCCCACGATCCATGGCTCGCAGTGCCGGGAACGAGGCTTGCCGGTGAACTCTACCGAGGTGAACTTCCGGTCGACGACCCTAGGGTCAGTCCTCTTCGCGGCGACCTACACGGTCTCGCACCCATCACACTCTTCAGTGGAACCCGGGACATTGCGAACGCAGACGCCCGATCTCTTGTGAAAGCCTGCCGGTCGATCGGTGCCTCGTTGCACTACCACGAAGCATCTTCGATGCTGCATGTCTATCCGTTGCTGCCGATTCCGGAAGGCCGGCGGGCGCTGTCAGTGATCGCAGCCGTCCTGAACACGACGTAA